From the genome of Bradyrhizobium sp. G127:
CGATCCAGAATGCGGCTTCCAGGGATAGCGGCGGCGAGCCGCTGGCAGCGCTGGCGCTCGGCTTCATTGCCCCATGGCAACACCACATCGATGCCACGCCCGCGCAGCCATTTGCCGGTACCGATCCAATCCACCTCGCGCCATTCCTTCGCCGCGCGCGACGTACCATGCAGCAGCACGGCATAGGGCGCGCCGCGGTCCGTCGGCGGCCTGACCAGCCCGTAATCGATTGCCGCATCGGGTGCATAACCAAGACTCAGGCCGGTGAGCGCCCGGTTGCGCGCGACCGCATGCTGATTCCGCGCAACCTTGTGCTTCACGTCGTAGAACCATGACGCCACCGGTTCTTTGATGCTCGACGCATCATAACCATGACGTTCGCCCTCGGCAGTTCGCGCGATCAGCGCGGAACGGATCAAGCCCTGCGTGTCGATAACTTTGCCGCCATTCACCGAACGCAGCTTCGCCTTGAAGGCCGAGATTTCATTCCATGTCGCCGGCTGCAGCAGCCGCGACCGCCAGCGCCGCGTCGAAACAGCGATCACCTCGTCGATGGCCGGATGAAGCCGGGCCAGCGGTGCGAACGCCTCCTCGACGATCCAACTCAGCCGCGCATCGGGGAAATGCGCGCGCGTGTCGGTGACGGCCGGCATGTGATGCACCACGTCGCCGAGCGATGATGTCTTGATGAATAGGATACCGGGCATCGGCGTAATCGGGCTGAAACTCGTGAACGGCGTTACGTTTTGGAAACCATAAAGCGGTTTCAGGTGGGAAAAGCGACCGGATTCCCCGGGTAAGTTCGGCTTTATACCCCATTTCCATCGTTCCTCTGCAAACTTCCGGAAACAACTTCGCCCCACATTGCGCAGGACAGGCGCGACGCATGGGTCGCGCGGAAACAGGTTTGGAAATCATGACAGTACTGGTCACCGGCGGCGCAGGTTATATCGGCAGCCACACAGTTCGTGCGCTGGTGGACGCCGGGGCGAATGTCGTTGTGATCGACAATCTCTCAACCGGCTTCTCGCACTTTCTGCCGGAAGGCGTACCTCTGTTCATCGGCGACGCCGCGGACGAGAATCTCGTCGAAGGCGTAATCGCCGCGCACAACGTCGGTTCGATCATCCATTTCGCGGGCTCGGTGGTGGTGCCGGATTCGATGCGTGATCCGCTGGGCTACTACCGCAACAACACCATGACGACGCGCAATCTTCTGAATGCCGCCGTGAAGTGCAATATCAGCCGCTTCATCTTCTCGTCGACCGCAGCCGTGTATGGCAACCCGGATCAGATGCCCGTCGCCGAAGAAGCGCCGACTCGGCCGCTCTCGCCTTACGGCTCGTCGAAGCTGATGACGGAGATCATGCTGCACGATGTCGCGACCGCTCATGGCATGCATTACGTCGTGCTGCGCTACTTCAACGTCGCCGGCGCCGATCCGCAGGCCCGGATCGGCCTCGCCACCGTCGGCGCAACACATCTTCTGAAGATCGCGGTCGAGGCCGCAACCGGCCAGCGCGCCAAGATCGACGTGTTCGGGACGGACTATCCGACCGCCGACGGAAGCTGCATTCGCGATTTCATCCATGTCAGCGATCTGGCGCAGGCGCATTGCGCGGCGCTGCTGTATCTCGAACAGGGCGGCCCATCCGCGACACTGAACTGCGGCTACGGCCGCGGCTATTCGGTGCTGGAGACCATCGAAGCGGTGCGCCGCGCATCGGGCCGCAATTTCGCGGTCCAGTACGCCGACCGTCGGCCCGGCGACATCATGACCATGATCGCGGACACAGCCCGCATCCGCGCAACGCTGGACTGGACGCCGCAATACGACAATCTCGACACCATCGCCCGCCACGCGCTGGCATGGGAGGAAAAACTGCTGTCCGAGCGTCAAAATGATGGCCTGCAGGCGGCCTCCGCGTAACATCAAATCGAGTGAAAAGCCCCTGATTCGGCTTGAAAATCCGCCCCATAGCGGGCAAAGCAGTGTCATCGCTTGAACCCTGACGGGGCGCCGGTTGCGCCGGCCGTCAATGGAACGCGGATGACCGAGCTTCCACGCAAAATCACAGACGATCCCTATGGGGCGGCTGCCCTGATCCGCCGCCTGATCACCGAACAGGGCCTCCAGCACTGGCGGCGCTATGCGGTCGCGTTCACGCTGATGGCGCTGTCCGCCGGGGCCACGGCAGCATCCGCCTGGCTGCTCGGCGAAGTGATCAATCAAACCTACGTCAACCGCAGCATCAACGGCATCGTGATGCTGTCGCTGGCGATCATCGTTCTGTTCACGCTGAAGGGTGCCGCGACCTACGGCCATACGGTGATCCTGTCGAAGATCAGCAACGCCATTCTCGCCAGCAACCAGCGTCGGCTGTTCGCCAAGCTGATGCGCGAGAATGTCGGCTTTTATTCCGAACGTCACTCCTCCGAATTCCTCGCGCGGCTCACCGCGGGCGCACAGTCCGTGACCCAAGTGTTGAGTCTTTTGATCAACGCCGTCGGCCGCGATTTGCTGTCGCTGATCGGTCTCGCGGCTGTGATGGTGATTCAGGATCCGTGGATGTCGCTGTTCGGCCTGCTGGTGGCACCACCCGCACTGTTCGTCATCCGCAAGCTGGTGAAGCGGATCAAGCGCCTCGCGCACGACCAGTTCGCCGGCACCGCCGACATTATGGAGACTATGCAGGAATCCCTGCAAGGCATCCGCACGGTCAAGGCCTTCACGCTCGAAGACACCATGCAGGCGCGGATCGACAGGAACATCGGGCTCGTTGAAAGCAACGCCAACAAGATGGCGCGGGTGCAGAGCCGATCGAGTCCGCTGATGGAAACGCTCGGCGGCTTCGCCATCGCAGGCTGCCTGATGTACGGCGGCTATCGCATCATCGCGACCGGCGCGACGCCGGGACAGTTCTTCTCGTTCATCACCGCCTTCCTGCTGGCTTATGAACCGGCCAAGCGGCTCGCGCGGCTCAACATCGAGTTGAACAGTTACCTGATCGGCGCGCGCAAGCTGCTTGAAATTGTCGACAGCCCCGCCAGCGAACCTGACGACAGCGACAAGCCGGCGCTACAACTGACAGAGGCGAAGGTCGAGTTCCGCGACGTGACGTTCGCTTACCGCGGCAATGAAACAGTTCTCAACCGCATGAGCTTCGTCGCCGAGCCCGGCAAGATCACGGCGCTGGTCGGGCCGTCCGGCGGCGGCAAATCTACCGTGCTGGCGCTGTTGCTGCGACTCTACGAGGCGAAGTTCGGCGCCATCGTGATCGACGGACAGATTATTTCCGACGTGTCGCGGCGCTCGCTGCGCCAGCAGACGGCCTATGTCGGACAAGACGTCTATCTGTTCCGCGCCACCATTCGCGAGAACATCGCCTTCGGCAAGGTCGGGGCGACGGAGGCGGAGATCGTCGACGCCGCAAGGGCCGCCTGCGCCCACGACTTCATCATGAGTTTCCCGCTCGGCTATGACACGCCGGTCGGCGAACACGGCACGCAATTGTCCGGCGGCCAGCGCCAGCGCATCGCCATTGCGCGCGCGCTGGTGAAGGATGCGCCGATCATTCTGCTGGACGAAGCCACTGCGGCACTGGACTCGGAGTCGGAGAAGCAGGTGCAGGAAGCCATCGAGCATCTCTGCCAGAACCGCACCACCATCGTGATCGCGCACCGCCTCCACACCATCATGCACTCCGACCAGATTCTGGTCGTCGAGAACGGCAGCATCGTGGAGACCGGCCGTCATGACGATCTGCTGCGGCGCGGCGGACGCTATGCCTCGTTCTTCCGCTTGCAGCATCGTGAAACCAATCCGCTGGCCCCCATCGCCGCCAGCGCATAAGATCGTCTCGTCATCAGCCCCTCTTTTTCCCTCCCAGGCACCGGATCCGTCATGAGCGCCAGCGCACCGTTCGTCATTGCCACCCCGACGCAACCATCGATCCCTGTCGCGGGAGAATCCAAATCGTTTCCGGTGCGCCGCATCTGGTGTGTAGGCCGCAACTATCTCGAACACATCCGCGAACTCGGCAATGACGAGCGGCAGCCGCCGTTCTTTTTCGCCAAGCATGCCGACATGATCGCGGCGGATGGCGCGACAATTCCCTATCCGTCACTGACCAAGGACTTCCAGCACGAGGTGGAACTGGTGGTCGCGCTGAAGAGCGGAGGCGCCAATATCGACGCGGCCAAGGCGCTCGATTGCGTCTACGGCTATGGTGTCGGCATCGATCTCACCCGCCGGGATTTGCAGATGGCATCGCGCAAGAAGGAGCAGCCCTGGGAGATCGGCAAGTCGTTCGACCAGTCGGCACCTTGCGGCGCGCTGCGCCCCGCCGCCGAAATCGGCCACCCGGTGAAGGGCAAGATCTGGCTGTCGGTCAACGGCACCGAGAAGCAGAAAGGCGACCTCTCCGAGATGATCTGGAACGTTCCCGAGATCATCGCGAAGCTCTCGCTGCAGGTCTCGCTCGGCGCGGGCGACATCATCATGACCGGCACGCCCGCCGGCGTCGCGGCGCTGCAGCCCGGCGACAAGATCGAGGCCGGCGTCGACGGCATCGGCACACTGAAGGTTGCGATCGGCTAAACCGATTTAGCTGCGATCGTCGAAGCCGGCGCAGCAACGGCGAGCGGAATCACGCCGACTGCGTTGCGTAGCCTGACGCGCAACGGCCGCTCGACAAGATAGTAGAGTAACCCAGCGCAGCCGACACAGACGGCAATCGATAGCCCGTAAGCCGCGATTGCCGCCACCGGCCCCATTGCCTGAAGACGCTCCGGCTTCAATACGATATTCAGAGCCCGCAGCAGCGGGAAGTGAACCATATAAAGCGAGTATGAAATCTCACCGAGCCAGACCAGCGGCGCGAGCGAAAACAGCCTGGCGGCAACACCGCTCGACATCGCGAGCGTACCGATGAAGATTGCAAGCAGTCCGATCAGCGCGAAATCCGGCACAGCGAACGACGACCCCACCAGAAACGCCAGCAGCGCAATTATCGCCAACGCATCGTTCAGCGCAGATTTACTCTCAAGCGCCTGACGCAGGGTTGCATAACGGCAGAGCGCCGCACCGCAGACGAACGAACCGGCAATCCGCACCAGCGCCGACGGCGCAATCCAGGCGCCCGAAAGACCCCATCCCGCCATCGCGAAAATAATCGCTGCAGTTCCGAGACTCACAGCCGCAATCAGCAACAAGATTCGCGGCTCGCGCACGCGGCCGAGACCCGCCGCCACCAGCGGGAAACACAGATAGGCGAACCATTCGGCGCTGATCGACCATGACGGCACATTCCAGCTGACCTGATCCGTGACGCCCCACGCGTGCACCAGCAGAAGCTGCCACGGCAGTTCGCTGAACATGAATGCCTCCGGCGACCGGAGATTCAGTCCCAGTTTTCCTGCACTGAACACCACGGCAACCAGCGCAGTCAAAACCGCGATATGTACGGGATAAAGCCGGATAAAACGATGCCACATGAAGATCGCGAACGCTCGTGCGGTCGGTTGTTGCATGCTCTCGAAGTAAACATAGGTGAGAATGAAGCCTGACAGCAGGAAGAACAGGTCGACGCCAAGATAGCCGTGCGCCACCACGCCAATGCTTTGAAGACCGACCGGAATGTTCTGGTCTGCATGCAGGAACAGCACCAGAAATGCTGCAAGCGCACGAATGCCTGTGAGCGATGCGATAGCGGGCCTTGACCGTGGGACGTCGGTGGCAGATGCCATCGCGTTATGCCCCCAGTTGCCGCTCCACCGCGGCGGCAATCGCAAGCAGCTTGCGATCCTCACCGTGGCGGCCGACCAGCATCAGCCCGCAAGGCAGCACGTTGCCGAAACGCATCGGCAACGAGATCGCGCAGACATCGAAGAAGTTCCAGATCGCGGTATTGCGCAGCGCCATGATGTTCTTTGCAGTGAACGCATCCGCCGTCGCAACCTCGTCCATGGTCGGCGCGACGATCGGCACCGTCGGCATTACCAGCACATCGACCCTGTCGAACACGGTGTCCATCTGAGCGATGCCGCGCTCGCGATCGCGCATGGCGAGAATGTAATCGGCGGCGCTGACATTGGCGGAGCGCAGCAGGCGCGCCCGCACGTTGGGATCGACGCCGTCGCCGGCTTCCGCCAGCAATTCGCGATGGATCGCATAGGCCTCCGGCGGAGCGATGCCG
Proteins encoded in this window:
- the waaC gene encoding lipopolysaccharide heptosyltransferase I — encoded protein: MPGILFIKTSSLGDVVHHMPAVTDTRAHFPDARLSWIVEEAFAPLARLHPAIDEVIAVSTRRWRSRLLQPATWNEISAFKAKLRSVNGGKVIDTQGLIRSALIARTAEGERHGYDASSIKEPVASWFYDVKHKVARNQHAVARNRALTGLSLGYAPDAAIDYGLVRPPTDRGAPYAVLLHGTSRAAKEWREVDWIGTGKWLRGRGIDVVLPWGNEAERQRCQRLAAAIPGSRILDRQPLDATAKVIANAALVVGVDTGLLHLAAAYSVPLIAVFLATDPGLTGPAGNGSITVAGGKGLYPSFERVIEAAQKLPLVG
- the galE gene encoding UDP-glucose 4-epimerase GalE: MTVLVTGGAGYIGSHTVRALVDAGANVVVIDNLSTGFSHFLPEGVPLFIGDAADENLVEGVIAAHNVGSIIHFAGSVVVPDSMRDPLGYYRNNTMTTRNLLNAAVKCNISRFIFSSTAAVYGNPDQMPVAEEAPTRPLSPYGSSKLMTEIMLHDVATAHGMHYVVLRYFNVAGADPQARIGLATVGATHLLKIAVEAATGQRAKIDVFGTDYPTADGSCIRDFIHVSDLAQAHCAALLYLEQGGPSATLNCGYGRGYSVLETIEAVRRASGRNFAVQYADRRPGDIMTMIADTARIRATLDWTPQYDNLDTIARHALAWEEKLLSERQNDGLQAASA
- a CDS encoding ABC transporter ATP-binding protein, with protein sequence MTELPRKITDDPYGAAALIRRLITEQGLQHWRRYAVAFTLMALSAGATAASAWLLGEVINQTYVNRSINGIVMLSLAIIVLFTLKGAATYGHTVILSKISNAILASNQRRLFAKLMRENVGFYSERHSSEFLARLTAGAQSVTQVLSLLINAVGRDLLSLIGLAAVMVIQDPWMSLFGLLVAPPALFVIRKLVKRIKRLAHDQFAGTADIMETMQESLQGIRTVKAFTLEDTMQARIDRNIGLVESNANKMARVQSRSSPLMETLGGFAIAGCLMYGGYRIIATGATPGQFFSFITAFLLAYEPAKRLARLNIELNSYLIGARKLLEIVDSPASEPDDSDKPALQLTEAKVEFRDVTFAYRGNETVLNRMSFVAEPGKITALVGPSGGGKSTVLALLLRLYEAKFGAIVIDGQIISDVSRRSLRQQTAYVGQDVYLFRATIRENIAFGKVGATEAEIVDAARAACAHDFIMSFPLGYDTPVGEHGTQLSGGQRQRIAIARALVKDAPIILLDEATAALDSESEKQVQEAIEHLCQNRTTIVIAHRLHTIMHSDQILVVENGSIVETGRHDDLLRRGGRYASFFRLQHRETNPLAPIAASA
- a CDS encoding fumarylacetoacetate hydrolase family protein; the encoded protein is MSASAPFVIATPTQPSIPVAGESKSFPVRRIWCVGRNYLEHIRELGNDERQPPFFFAKHADMIAADGATIPYPSLTKDFQHEVELVVALKSGGANIDAAKALDCVYGYGVGIDLTRRDLQMASRKKEQPWEIGKSFDQSAPCGALRPAAEIGHPVKGKIWLSVNGTEKQKGDLSEMIWNVPEIIAKLSLQVSLGAGDIIMTGTPAGVAALQPGDKIEAGVDGIGTLKVAIG
- a CDS encoding acyltransferase, with protein sequence MASATDVPRSRPAIASLTGIRALAAFLVLFLHADQNIPVGLQSIGVVAHGYLGVDLFFLLSGFILTYVYFESMQQPTARAFAIFMWHRFIRLYPVHIAVLTALVAVVFSAGKLGLNLRSPEAFMFSELPWQLLLVHAWGVTDQVSWNVPSWSISAEWFAYLCFPLVAAGLGRVREPRILLLIAAVSLGTAAIIFAMAGWGLSGAWIAPSALVRIAGSFVCGAALCRYATLRQALESKSALNDALAIIALLAFLVGSSFAVPDFALIGLLAIFIGTLAMSSGVAARLFSLAPLVWLGEISYSLYMVHFPLLRALNIVLKPERLQAMGPVAAIAAYGLSIAVCVGCAGLLYYLVERPLRVRLRNAVGVIPLAVAAPASTIAAKSV